One stretch of Nicotiana tomentosiformis unplaced genomic scaffold, ASM39032v3 Un00323, whole genome shotgun sequence DNA includes these proteins:
- the LOC138904004 gene encoding uncharacterized protein, whose protein sequence is MGTEETNLRLENVSSVVNLQLKVFHGSLLRPVDLITTKFNQVVKLSLEANSLQLRCLDFDHSFPKFNNLKWLILTVGGATDNTPLGVTPFLQASPYLEMFEIKIKWYDTRIYDRTIISLWFHSPFQHLKVVRYEGYLGGRADEEFTNYLLEYSLALEKFIISPFYDHKSSKVERRARSRAWRQLQGKFPQGVELVIL, encoded by the exons ATGGGAACGGAGGAAACAAACTTGCGTCTAGAGAATGTTTCTTCAGTTGTTAACCTTCAGCTTAAGGTTTTTCATGGATCGCTTCTTAGACCCGTTGATTTGATTACGACAAAATTCAACCAAGTGGTGAAGCTTTCACTTGAAGCTAATTCTCTCCAATTGAGG TGTCTTGATTTTGATCATTCTTTTCCGAAATTCAACAACCTCAAATGGCTTATACTGACTGTTGGCGGCGCTACGGATAATACTCCACTTGGAGTTACTCCCTTTCTGCAGGCATCTCCATACCTCGAAATGTTCGAGATCAAG atTAAGTGGTATGATACAAGGATCTATGATAGAACTATTATATCCCTATGGTTTCACAGTCCGTTCCAACATCTCAAAGTGGTCAGATATGAAGGTTATCTTGGGGGTAGAGCTGAtgaagaatttacaaattacCTTCTTGAATATTCTTTAGCGCTCGAGAAATTCATCATTAGTCCTTTTTACGATCATAAGAGTTCCAAAGTTGAGCGAAGAGCCAGAAGTCGGGCTTGGCGGCAGCTACAAGGAAAATTTCCCCAAGGAGTCGAGCTGGTGATCCTTTAA